The proteins below are encoded in one region of Lactuca sativa cultivar Salinas chromosome 3, Lsat_Salinas_v11, whole genome shotgun sequence:
- the LOC111915439 gene encoding transcription factor MYB63, translating into MDTLTLDKNIIKKGAWTKEEDEKLRAYIQRYGHWNWCLLPKFAGLSRSGKSCRLRWMNYLRPNIKHGNITKEEDEIIVRLHKQLGNKWTAIAAQLTGRSDNEVKNRWNSHLKKRVQDDETHVLENINHDETIKPDEAPSCSSGTDNSSDYHIPSDVTPQTYDYELTGDFWTDPFLLDITSAVENTTTWGLEHNFGSQSSWGDMTMSEELSWSALGSYFEYNNY; encoded by the exons ATGGACACTTTAACTTTAGACAAAAATATAATCAAGAAAGGTGCATGGACtaaagaagaagacgaaaagtTACGAGCCTATATCCAAAGATATGGCCACTGGAACTGGTGTTTACTTCCTAAGTTTGCTG GTTTGTCTAGAAGTGGAAAGAGTTGTAGGCTGCGATGGATGAATTATCTTCGCCCAAACATCAAACATGGAAATATTACAAAAGAAGAGGATGAGATCATTGTGAGATTGCATAAACAGCTTGGCAACAA ATGGACTGCTATAGCTGCTCAGTTGACCGGAAGGAGTGACAACGAAGTAAAAAACCGTTGGAACTCACATTTGAAAAAACGGGTTCAAGATGATGAAACTCATGTGTTAGAAAACATTAATCACGATGAAACCATCAAGCCTGATGAAGCACCTTCATGTTCTTCTGGCACTGATAATAGCTCAGATTATCATATTCCAAGTGATGTTACGCCACAAACTTACGATTATGAACTGACTGGAGACTTTTGGACCGATCCGTTTTTACTGGACATTACGTCGGCAGTTGAGAACACAACGACGTGGGGTTTAGAACACAATTTCGGATCTCAGTCTTCTTGGGGTGATATGACTATGAGTGAGGAGTTATCATGGTCAGCATTGGGTTCATATTTTGAATACAACAATTACTGA